Proteins found in one Brachypodium distachyon strain Bd21 chromosome 5, Brachypodium_distachyon_v3.0, whole genome shotgun sequence genomic segment:
- the LOC100829562 gene encoding chloroplast envelope quinone oxidoreductase homolog: MALQIAIYTLRTQPQVASMICSRAFFSSSIQESTQATLAQEVKIMGDPARPETMRAVQYSGYGGGAAALKYVEIPVPSLKKDEVLIKVEAASINPADCNIQKGLLRPFVPRFPFIPVSDVAGEIVEVGAAVSEFKVGDRVVSKLIFWKAGGLAEYVAASESVTVALPAGVSTVDAAGLPVAGLTALQAVRAIGTKFDGTGSGSNILITAGSGGIGTYAVQLAKLGNHNVTATCGARNLELVADMGADEVLDYKTPEGAALKNNSGKKYDYIVNTTNAGKWSAFKPALSSHGRVVDLAPNLANFVASMLTLFSKKKKLSTVLLSLGMEDLRFLLELVKEGKLKTVVDSRHPFDKAADAWEKSMSGHATGKVIVEM, encoded by the exons ATGGCTTTGCAAATTGCTATATATACGTTACGTACGCAGCCGCAAGTTGCCAGTATGATATGCTCTCGAGCATTCTTCTCCAGCTCCATCCAAGAAAGCACACAGGCAACATTAGCTCAAGAAGTCAAGATTATGGGCGACCCAGCGAGGCCAGAAACCATGCGCGCCGTCCAGTACAGCGGCTATGGTGGTGGTGCCGCTGCTCTCAAG TATGTGGAGATCCCAGTTCCATCactgaagaaagatgaagttcTTATAAAAGTTGAAGCTGCAAGCATCAATCCAGCGGATTGTAACATCCAGAAAGGGCTGCTACGTCCTTTTGTTCCGAGATTTCCGTTTATTCCAG TAAGCGATGTTGCTGGAGAGATTGTCGAGGTCGGTGCTGCAGTAAGTGAGTTCAAAGTTGGTGACAGAGTTGTGTCCAAATTGATATTCTGG AAAGCTGGTGGCCTAGCAGAGTATGTAGCAGCATCCGAGAGCGTCACCGTAGCGCTTCCGGCCGGAGTATCGACCGTGGACGCCGCAGGGCTGCCCGTGGCCGGCCTCACCGCACTCCAGGCCGTGAGGGCCATTGGCACCAAGTTCGACGGcacgggcagcggcagcaacaTCCTGATCACCGCAGGGTCGGGCGGCATCGGCACGTACGCCGTCCAGCTCGCGAAGCTCGGGAACCACAATGTCACCGCCACCTGTGGCGCGCGCAACCTGGAGCTTGTCGCCGACATGGGTGCCGATGAGGTGCTCGATTACAAGACCCCGGAAGGCGCGGCGCTGAAGAACAATTCTGGCAAGAAGTACGACTACATCGTCAACACCACGAACGCCGGCAAGTGGTCGGCGTTCAAGCCGGCGCTGAGCAGCCACGGCAGAGTCGTCGACCTGGCCCCCAACCTGGCCAACTTTGTCGCGTCGATGCTGACGTTGttctccaagaagaagaagctgtcCACGGTGCTGCTGTCTCTGGGAATGGAAGATTTGAGGTTTCTGCTTGAGCTGGTGAAGGAAGGGAAGCTCAAGACCGTCGTCGACTCCCGGCATCCATTCGACAAGGCTGCGGACGCGTGGGAGAAGAGCATGAGCGGCCATGCCACGGGGAAGGTCATAGTTGAGATGTGA